A segment of the Candidatus Andeanibacterium colombiense genome:
GACGACGGCGATTCCGCCGAGCGCCATCAGCGCCAGCGCGAACCAGGTCAGCGCATATTCGAGGTGGTGGTTGTAGAACGAAACCACCGTCAGCCCGCCGATCGGCTGGCCCGGCGCGGCCGGCGCGGCCGCCGCGTCGATGAAATAGGGGGCGAGATCGGGCAGATGTTTTGCGTTGCCGATCGCGGCGACATCGCGCGAATACCAGCGGCCGCGCGCCGGATTGTTGCGGCGCAGAAAAGCGCCGCCGGGCTCGGTGATTCGCAAAAGCCCGTTCACCGTGACCGCGTTTTGCGATTCGCCTTGCCGCCGAGTCGCGCGTTCGCGCAGCGCCTGGGGGACAAAGCCGCGGTTGATCAGCACCCGCCATCCGGCATCGGTGCGCAGCGGGGTCACGATCCAGTAGCCGGCGCCGAGATCGGTCACCGCCTGCACCGGGGTCTCGTTTTGATGCTCGAACACGCCGCGAACGGTCACCCGGCGATAGAGATCGTGTTCGCGGTCGATCCGTGGCCACAGGGCGGGGCCGGGCGCGGGACCCGGTGCGGCATCAATCCGCCGGTCGACCGCGGCGATCAGCGCGAGCTTTTCGGTACGCCGCTCGACCTG
Coding sequences within it:
- a CDS encoding SURF1 family protein, which translates into the protein MTSHTTATAKRGRRGLIAALAVLAAAFLALGVWQVERRTEKLALIAAVDRRIDAAPGPAPGPALWPRIDREHDLYRRVTVRGVFEHQNETPVQAVTDLGAGYWIVTPLRTDAGWRVLINRGFVPQALRERATRRQGESQNAVTVNGLLRITEPGGAFLRRNNPARGRWYSRDVAAIGNAKHLPDLAPYFIDAAAAPAAPGQPIGGLTVVSFYNHHLEYALTWFALALMALGGIAVVRRD